One stretch of Microvirga lotononidis DNA includes these proteins:
- a CDS encoding histidine phosphatase family protein has translation MTASRPTIYFIRHGETDWNLEGRLQGQKDIPLNDVGRVQAEEAGRKLKALVSHVEDLAYVASPMTRTRETMEILRETLGLHPEVYRLDDRLVELTFGAWEGMTWKEVRKAEPSLAALREQDKWHYAPPGGGESYAMLVDRVRPILDDLTRDTVIVAHGGVARAFLSICCGVNPRQAASMDIWQGRVLMIEGRSYRWV, from the coding sequence GTGACCGCGTCCCGCCCCACGATCTACTTCATTCGCCATGGCGAGACGGACTGGAATCTGGAGGGCCGGCTCCAGGGTCAGAAGGACATCCCGCTCAACGATGTCGGGCGCGTCCAGGCCGAGGAGGCCGGTCGCAAGCTGAAGGCCCTCGTATCGCATGTCGAGGACCTCGCCTATGTGGCGAGCCCCATGACCCGCACCCGCGAGACCATGGAGATCCTGCGCGAGACCCTCGGCCTCCATCCCGAGGTCTACAGGCTCGACGACCGCCTGGTCGAGCTGACCTTCGGCGCCTGGGAGGGCATGACCTGGAAGGAGGTCCGCAAGGCCGAGCCGTCGCTCGCGGCCCTGCGCGAGCAGGACAAGTGGCATTACGCGCCGCCCGGCGGTGGCGAGAGCTACGCCATGCTGGTCGATCGCGTGCGTCCGATCCTGGACGATCTCACCCGCGACACGGTCATCGTCGCCCATGGCGGCGTCGCCCGCGCCTTCCTGTCGATCTGCTGCGGGGTGAATCCGCGGCAGGCCGCCAGCATGGATATCTGGCAGGGCAGGGTGCTCATGATCGAAGGGCGCAGCTACCGCTGGGTGTGA
- a CDS encoding MarR family winged helix-turn-helix transcriptional regulator: MTSLSPAPAPAENADPLRIWFRFIRLNRRATNAVAAELKELGLSIPQFDLLSTLTEREGMSQQELAERLYVTKGNVSGLLDRMVEAGLVERRSIPGDRRSNALYLTSKGRDLANHGIAAQRAYVMRTLGTLPPQDLADLERIVLAWRDMARAEEGASGSKPR, translated from the coding sequence TTGACGTCCCTCTCGCCAGCCCCTGCTCCCGCCGAGAATGCCGATCCGCTGCGGATCTGGTTTCGCTTCATTCGCCTGAATCGCCGGGCGACCAATGCGGTCGCCGCCGAGCTGAAGGAATTGGGTCTGTCGATTCCGCAGTTCGACCTGCTCTCGACGCTTACGGAGCGCGAAGGCATGAGCCAGCAGGAGCTGGCGGAGCGGCTCTACGTCACCAAGGGCAATGTCTCGGGCCTTCTCGACCGCATGGTCGAGGCGGGCCTTGTCGAGCGGCGGTCGATCCCGGGTGACCGGCGGTCCAATGCCCTGTACCTGACCTCGAAAGGCCGCGACCTGGCGAATCACGGGATCGCCGCGCAGCGGGCCTATGTGATGCGCACGCTCGGGACGCTCCCACCTCAGGATCTGGCCGACCTGGAGCGAATCGTTCTCGCCTGGCGCGACATGGCGCGGGCCGAGGAAGGCGCTTCGGGTTCCAAACCCCGATAG
- the ribB gene encoding 3,4-dihydroxy-2-butanone-4-phosphate synthase: MKLAEWLSRNGVSRVSFARRIGVTPGAITQMCNSEQAWLSRDTAEVIARETRGAVTPNDFLPESAKETWMSHSVTEAIEAFARGEIVIVTDDDDRENEGDLIVAASLCTPEKMAFIIRNTCGIVCAPLTVSEARRLRLDPMVQANDAPLGTAFTVTVDVKHGLTTGISAEQRSNTVRALANNNMGAADFVRPGHVFPLIAKDGGVLMRSGHTEAAVDLCKLANLPPVGVICELANDDGTVMKGPQIDAFAEKHTLKRISVADLIAYRQAREKLVERIATFPVETQWGSFTGYAYSTPFDSVQHIALVHGRIGDGTNIPVRLHRANALTDVFEGGKTVNAALQRFVKEGRGVLVYLRDGTAGVPTTSFSDSDETGSEAMRSSQWREIGLGAQILRDLGVASIRNLATSSRSYVGLSGFGIELLSEEPIEC, encoded by the coding sequence ATGAAACTGGCCGAATGGTTGTCCCGCAATGGCGTGTCGCGCGTGTCGTTCGCGCGCCGGATCGGCGTGACGCCCGGAGCCATCACCCAGATGTGCAATTCCGAACAGGCCTGGCTGTCCCGCGACACCGCCGAAGTGATCGCCCGCGAGACCCGCGGGGCCGTCACGCCCAACGATTTCCTGCCCGAATCCGCCAAGGAGACATGGATGTCCCACTCCGTTACCGAAGCCATCGAGGCTTTCGCCCGTGGTGAAATCGTCATCGTGACCGATGACGACGACCGCGAGAACGAGGGCGACCTCATCGTCGCCGCCTCCCTCTGCACGCCTGAGAAGATGGCCTTCATCATCCGCAACACCTGCGGCATCGTCTGCGCGCCGCTCACGGTCTCCGAGGCCCGCCGCCTGCGGCTCGACCCGATGGTGCAGGCGAACGACGCGCCGCTCGGCACGGCGTTCACCGTCACCGTCGACGTGAAGCACGGGCTGACCACCGGCATCTCGGCCGAGCAGCGGTCGAACACCGTCCGGGCGCTCGCCAACAACAACATGGGCGCGGCCGATTTCGTGCGTCCCGGCCACGTCTTCCCGCTGATCGCCAAGGACGGCGGCGTGCTCATGCGCTCTGGCCATACGGAGGCGGCCGTCGACCTGTGCAAACTCGCGAACCTGCCGCCGGTCGGCGTGATCTGCGAACTCGCCAACGACGACGGCACGGTCATGAAGGGGCCGCAGATCGACGCCTTCGCCGAGAAGCACACCCTCAAGCGCATCTCGGTCGCGGATCTCATCGCCTATCGTCAGGCGCGGGAAAAGCTCGTCGAGCGGATCGCCACCTTCCCGGTCGAAACGCAATGGGGCTCGTTCACGGGCTATGCCTATTCGACGCCCTTCGACAGCGTGCAGCACATCGCCCTCGTCCATGGCCGCATCGGCGACGGCACGAACATTCCGGTGCGCCTGCACCGGGCCAATGCGCTTACCGACGTGTTCGAGGGCGGCAAGACCGTGAACGCCGCCCTGCAGCGCTTCGTCAAGGAGGGCAGGGGCGTCCTCGTCTATCTGCGCGACGGCACAGCCGGAGTGCCGACGACCTCGTTCTCCGACAGCGACGAGACGGGCTCGGAAGCCATGCGGTCCAGCCAGTGGCGGGAGATCGGCCTCGGAGCGCAGATCCTGCGGGACCTCGGCGTCGCGTCGATCCGCAACCTCGCGACGTCGAGCCGTTCCTATGTCGGGCTCAGCGGCTTCGGGATCGAGCTGCTCAGCGAAGAGCCCATCGAGTGCTGA
- a CDS encoding patatin-like phospholipase family protein, protein MFDAVAFAGGGNRCYWQGGFWEAAAPLLGLKPAMVVGVSAGAWSACYSLLGLGRRVNEMVAEGCSLGRRNFEWRAWRSEGSPWPVSLMYRSLIEAIIDETALERLRQGPDTLIGLARKPRRLPLSLAIPLGIATYQIEKKWRSPVHPRGGRALGFRPEFVQVRDLASPAELSAALMASASVPPFMPVGRIGGMAALDGGLVDNVPTEPLLPVEEQGGRTLVILSRLYRAFPKVKGRTYIQPSEPVPVGQFDISNPAGIRKAYEMGLRDGEAFARGAGAHGV, encoded by the coding sequence ATGTTCGATGCGGTAGCCTTCGCGGGAGGCGGCAATCGCTGCTATTGGCAGGGCGGCTTCTGGGAGGCGGCGGCTCCGCTTCTCGGCCTGAAGCCCGCGATGGTCGTCGGCGTGAGCGCGGGCGCCTGGTCGGCATGCTACAGCCTTCTCGGGCTCGGCCGGCGGGTGAACGAGATGGTGGCGGAGGGCTGCAGCCTGGGGCGCCGCAATTTCGAATGGCGCGCCTGGCGCAGCGAAGGGTCGCCCTGGCCCGTCTCGCTCATGTATCGCAGCCTGATCGAGGCGATCATCGACGAAACCGCCCTGGAGCGCCTGAGGCAGGGTCCGGACACCCTGATCGGGCTTGCCCGCAAGCCGCGCCGCCTACCCCTCTCGCTCGCCATTCCACTCGGCATCGCGACCTATCAGATCGAGAAGAAGTGGCGCTCCCCCGTTCATCCGCGCGGCGGCCGGGCCCTGGGGTTCCGCCCGGAATTCGTCCAGGTGCGGGATCTGGCATCGCCCGCCGAATTGTCGGCCGCCCTGATGGCGAGCGCCAGCGTGCCGCCCTTCATGCCGGTCGGCCGCATCGGCGGCATGGCGGCCCTCGATGGCGGGCTCGTGGACAACGTGCCGACGGAACCCCTCCTCCCGGTCGAGGAGCAGGGCGGCCGGACACTCGTCATTCTCTCGCGCCTCTACCGCGCTTTTCCGAAGGTGAAGGGTCGCACTTATATCCAGCCCTCGGAACCCGTTCCCGTCGGGCAGTTCGACATCTCCAATCCGGCAGGGATCCGCAAGGCCTACGAGATGGGATTGCGGGATGGGGAGGCCTTCGCCCGAGGTGCGGGCGCACACGGCGTCTAG
- a CDS encoding L,D-transpeptidase has protein sequence MRLSRLPLLLAMITALAGCNFKGIPDPQVSARDTEWMAQVPTAEDDPRFGRYMIDDPTGEAPGTIVVDTKERQLYYVQPNKKAIRYGVAVGDEAYGWTGTASIARKAEWPDWNPPAEMKARWPHVQYTKGGPGNPLGARALYLYEGNKDTLYRIHGTNEPEKIGHAVSSGCIRMRNIDVIDLYNRVALNTKVIVR, from the coding sequence ATGCGCCTTTCCCGTCTGCCCCTTCTTTTGGCAATGATCACGGCCCTCGCCGGATGCAACTTCAAAGGCATCCCGGATCCTCAGGTCTCCGCCCGCGACACCGAATGGATGGCGCAGGTTCCGACGGCCGAGGACGATCCGCGGTTCGGCCGCTACATGATCGACGATCCCACGGGCGAGGCTCCCGGCACCATCGTGGTCGACACCAAGGAGCGCCAGCTCTACTACGTGCAGCCCAACAAGAAGGCGATCCGCTACGGCGTTGCCGTCGGCGACGAGGCCTATGGCTGGACCGGCACGGCCAGCATCGCCCGCAAGGCCGAGTGGCCGGACTGGAATCCGCCGGCCGAGATGAAGGCGCGCTGGCCGCATGTCCAGTACACGAAGGGCGGTCCTGGCAATCCGCTCGGCGCGCGGGCGCTCTATCTTTACGAGGGCAACAAGGACACGCTCTACCGCATCCACGGCACCAACGAGCCGGAGAAGATCGGCCACGCGGTGTCGTCGGGCTGCATCCGGATGCGCAACATCGACGTGATCGACCTCTACAACCGCGTCGCCCTGAATACGAAGGTCATTGTTCGCTAA
- a CDS encoding histone deacetylase family protein: MSTLYIAHPASLEHQTPIGHPERPDRIRAIERALEKERFTSLVRELAPMAEMESLTLAHPQDYIVRLRDISPREGLVRIDEDTVMSPGTYEAALRGAGGAVLAVDEVMSGRATNAFVAMRPPGHHAERTRAMGFCFFNNAAIAARHAQKRYGAERVAIFDWDVHHGNGTQDIFWSDASVLYCSTHEAPLYPGTGALSETGAHGTIVNAPLNAGDGSEAFREAVETAILPRIHDFAPDLIVISAGFDAHWRDPLASLNLMESDFAWATQKLMALAERHCGQRIVSVLEGGYDLEGLARSTAFHLDALMGRETGA, translated from the coding sequence ATGTCGACGCTTTACATCGCCCATCCGGCCAGCCTCGAACACCAGACTCCGATTGGACATCCCGAACGCCCCGATCGCATCCGCGCCATCGAGCGTGCGCTGGAAAAGGAGCGGTTCACCTCGCTCGTCCGCGAACTGGCACCGATGGCCGAGATGGAGAGCCTGACCCTTGCCCATCCACAAGATTACATCGTCCGGCTGCGGGATATCAGCCCCCGAGAAGGGTTAGTCAGGATTGACGAGGACACGGTGATGTCGCCGGGCACCTACGAGGCGGCCCTGCGGGGCGCGGGCGGCGCGGTGCTGGCCGTGGACGAGGTCATGTCCGGCCGGGCGACCAACGCCTTCGTGGCCATGCGCCCGCCGGGTCACCATGCGGAACGCACGCGGGCCATGGGCTTCTGCTTCTTCAACAACGCGGCCATCGCGGCCCGTCACGCCCAGAAGCGTTATGGCGCCGAGCGCGTCGCGATCTTCGACTGGGACGTGCACCACGGCAACGGCACGCAGGACATCTTCTGGTCGGATGCCAGCGTGCTCTATTGCTCGACCCACGAGGCTCCCCTGTATCCCGGCACGGGCGCCCTGTCCGAGACCGGCGCGCACGGCACCATCGTCAACGCCCCCCTGAATGCGGGCGACGGCAGCGAAGCCTTCCGGGAAGCGGTCGAGACCGCGATCCTGCCCCGGATCCACGATTTCGCCCCGGACCTGATCGTCATCTCGGCGGGGTTCGACGCCCATTGGCGCGATCCCCTGGCCAGCCTGAATCTGATGGAATCCGATTTCGCCTGGGCGACCCAGAAGCTGATGGCACTGGCCGAGCGCCATTGCGGCCAGCGGATCGTCTCGGTCCTCGAAGGCGGCTACGACCTCGAAGGCCTGGCACGATCGACCGCCTTCCACCTCGACGCCCTCATGGGGCGCGAGACGGGGGCTTGA
- the aroC gene encoding chorismate synthase, producing MSHNTFGHLFRVTTFGESHGPALGCVVDGCPPMIPLEAAEIQAELDRRRPGQSRFTTQRQEPDQVKILSGVFIDERTGRQVTTGTPIALLIENVDQRSKDYSEIKNSYRPGHADFTYDVKYGIRDYRGGGRSSARETAARVAAGAIARKVLPGVTIRGALVQMGPHAIDRGNWDWDEVARNPFFCPDAKAAQFYEEYLDGLRKDGSSIGAVLEIVAEGVPAGLGAPIYGKLDSDLASALMSINAVKGVEIGDGFAAAALRGEENADEMRPGNQGAPTFLSNHAGGVLGGISTGQPVVCRFAVKPTSSILTPRSSVTRTGGEAEVRTKGRHDPCVGIRAVPVGEAMVACVLADHLLRHRGQVGQGPSWPFQA from the coding sequence ATGTCCCACAATACGTTCGGCCACCTGTTCCGTGTCACCACCTTCGGCGAGAGCCATGGGCCTGCCCTGGGCTGCGTCGTGGATGGCTGCCCGCCGATGATCCCGCTCGAGGCCGCGGAGATCCAGGCGGAGCTCGACCGCCGCCGTCCGGGCCAGTCGCGCTTCACGACCCAGCGCCAGGAGCCGGACCAGGTGAAGATCCTGTCGGGCGTCTTCATCGACGAGCGGACGGGACGGCAGGTGACCACCGGGACGCCGATCGCGCTCCTGATCGAGAACGTGGACCAGCGCTCCAAGGACTACTCCGAGATCAAGAACTCCTACCGGCCGGGACACGCGGATTTCACCTACGACGTGAAATACGGCATCCGGGATTATCGCGGTGGCGGGCGCTCCTCCGCCCGCGAGACGGCCGCCCGCGTGGCCGCCGGCGCCATCGCCCGCAAGGTGCTGCCTGGCGTCACCATCCGGGGTGCGCTCGTGCAGATGGGGCCGCATGCGATCGACCGCGGCAACTGGGATTGGGACGAGGTGGCGCGCAACCCGTTCTTCTGCCCTGACGCGAAGGCGGCGCAGTTCTACGAAGAATATCTCGACGGCCTGCGCAAGGACGGCTCCTCCATCGGGGCGGTCCTGGAGATCGTGGCCGAGGGCGTGCCGGCGGGTCTCGGCGCGCCGATCTACGGCAAGCTCGATTCCGACCTCGCCTCGGCGCTGATGTCCATCAACGCGGTCAAGGGCGTGGAGATCGGCGACGGCTTCGCGGCCGCGGCGCTGCGCGGCGAGGAGAACGCGGACGAGATGCGCCCCGGCAACCAGGGCGCTCCCACCTTCCTGTCGAACCATGCGGGCGGCGTGCTCGGGGGCATCTCCACCGGCCAGCCCGTGGTGTGCCGCTTCGCCGTGAAGCCGACCTCCTCGATCCTGACGCCCCGGTCGAGCGTCACCCGCACGGGCGGCGAGGCGGAGGTGCGGACCAAGGGCCGGCACGATCCTTGCGTGGGCATCCGGGCGGTGCCGGTGGGCGAGGCGATGGTCGCTTGCGTCCTGGCCGACCATCTCCTGCGCCATCGGGGCCAAGTGGGGCAGGGCCCGTCCTGGCCGTTCCAGGCTTGA